The proteins below are encoded in one region of Thunnus maccoyii chromosome 24, fThuMac1.1, whole genome shotgun sequence:
- the LOC121892283 gene encoding cystathionine beta-synthase-like, protein MPSVPSSKETPVKGPVCPHAAKMLNHTNGEAKLREGSFPLNGVDKLPAVLDTEEANRALQMNTKNAAVERKWIRPDLPSRCKWSLGASKADSPHTQIPRTVTPTILPNILHRIGETPMVRINKIPKAFGLRCEILAKCEYFNAGGSVKDRISLRMVEDAERAGILKPGDTIIEPTSGNTGIGLALAAAVKGYRCIIVMPEKMSMEKVDVLRALGAEIVRTPTSARFDSPESHVGVAWRLKNEIPNSHILDQYRNPSNPLAHYDTTAEEILEQCDGKIDMLVAGAGTGGTITGIARKLKERCPNIKIVGVDPEGSILAEPEDLNKTDKTQYEVEGIGYDFIPTVLDRSVVDTWYKSNDEDSFNMSRMLIRDEGLLCGGSSGTAMSAAVNVARELKEGQRCVVILPDSIRNYMSKFLSDKWMVQKGFLREEDLMVKKPWWWNLKLQGLNLSAPLTVLPTVTCQKTIKILKEKGFDQAPVVDDAGLILGMVTLGNMLASILAGKIKLSDPVSKVLYKQFKQIRLTDNLGKLSRILETDHFALVVHEQIQYLTDGSPSLKQMVFGVVTAVDLLNFVTGVERRERSLSESTDEL, encoded by the exons ATGCCGTCAGTTCCCTCGTCCAAAGAGACCCCCGTCAAGGGCCCCGTCTGCCCCCACGCTGCCAAGATGCTCAACCACACCAATGGAGAAGCCAAACTCCGGGAGGGTTCCTTCCCACTGAACGGGGTTGACAAGCTGCCCGCGGTGCTGGACACCGAGGAGGCCAACAGAGCCCTTCAGATGAACACAAAGAACGCTGCAGTTGAGAGGAAATGGATCCGGCCCGACCTGCCCAGCCGCTGCAAATGGAGCCTGGGAGCCTCGAAAGCTGACTCCCCTCATACACAAATTCCAAG AACGGTTACGCCAACCATTCTTCCAAACATCCTGCATAGGATTGGTGAGACTCCCATGGTACGCATCAACAAGATCCCCAAAGCGTTTGGACTCAGATGTGAAATAT tggcCAAGTGCGAGTACTTCAACGCTGGCGGCAGTGTCAAGGACAGGATCAGTCTGAGGATGGTGGAGGACGCTGAGAGAGCTGGCATCCTCAAGCCTGGAGACACCATTATAGAGCCCACCTCTGGAAACACTG GTATCGGATTGGCTCTGGCTGCGGCTGTAAAAGGCTACCGTTGCATCATAGTCATGCCTGAGAAAATGAGCATGGAGAAG GTGGATGTCTTGAGAGCTCTCGGAGCCGAAATCGTCCGTACGCCCACCAGCGCTCGCTTCGATTCGCCAGAGTCGCACGTTGGTGTAGCCTGGCGCCTGAAGAACGAAATCCCCAACTCGCACATCCTGGACCAGTACCGTAACCCGAGCAATCCCCTGGCTCACTACGACACCACAGCCGAAGAGATCCTGGAGCAGTGCGACG GTAAAATAGACATGCTGGTGGCAGGAGCAGGTACAGGAGGAACCATCACAGGCATCGCCCGCAAACTAAAGGAAAGATGCCCCAACATCAAA aTCGTTGGTGTCGACCCAGAAGGCTCCATCCTCGCTGAGCCTGAGGACCTTAACAAGACCGATAAGACCCAGTACGAGGTGGAGGGCATCGGGTACGACTTCATCCCCACCGTGCTCGACAGATCA gtAGTTGATACCTGGTACAAGTCCAACGATGAGGACTCCTTCAACATGTCTCGTATGCTAATCAGAGACGAAGGCCTGCTGTGTG GAGGCAGCTCTGGAACGGCCATGTCAGCAGCAGTAAATGTCGCCAGAGAACTGAAGGAAGGTCAGCGCTGTGTCGTCATCCTGCCAGATTCCATCCGCAACTACAT GTCCAAGTTCCTGAGTGACAAATGGATGGTCCAGAAAGGCTTCCTGAGGGAGGAGGACCTCATGGTGAAAAAACCATG GTGGTGGAACCTGAAGCTGCAAGGCTTGAACCTGTCTGCCCCCCTCACCGTCCTGCCAACAGTCACCTGTCAGAAGACGATCAAAATCCTCAAAGAGAAGGGTTTCGACCAGGCGCCCGTGGTGGATGATGCTGG gttAATCCTGGGCATGGTGACATTAGGGAACATGTTGGCCTCTATTCTGGCAGGGAAGATCAAGCTGTCAGACCCAGTCAGCAAAGTACTCTACAAGCAGTTCAAACAG ATCCGTCTGACCGATAACTTGGGAAAGTTATCCCGTATTCTGGAAACTGATCACTTTGCCCTGGTGGTGCATGAACAGATTCAAT ACTTGACAGACGGCTCTCCCAGTCTGAAGCAGATGGTCTTCGGGGTGGTCACCGCGGTCGACCTACTCAACTTCGTCACAGGCGTGGAAAGGAGAGAGCGGTCCCTTTCAGAGTCCACTGACGAGCTGTGA